A genomic stretch from Penicillium digitatum chromosome 4, complete sequence includes:
- a CDS encoding TRP-like family: protein MQNFKWALLGLAIVPQTLAADTLSTNGFHLCMTDSAINFQTMDITYTRSTGVVVFDVAGTNAMEQMVLASISITAYGHEIYSKEFDPCGTDIHVNQLCPVPKGTFKVSGSVEVPSKYASQIPGIAFNVPDLDGQAKLVLKSRKDQGNVTCLESQLTNGHSTSVGAVKYATAGIAAGALALSGVSAMSSVGVVGSPTSGPGFGDVMGWFHSMATNGMLSVAYPQVYRSFSSNFMWSTCMISWPGLLKSIDKFRGATGGNLTVESYELLKKATMMRKSFSSTNTTKRSWEYTLQFGDLVARSAETDDASSSSSESSASSKVNDLKQVAQELMIPSADVFMNVLLIFAIVIAAVVVGILLMKVVLELWALYGKKFPEQLAEFRKDYWGLMARTITNMILVLYSIWVLYCVYQLRKGDSWGAKLLAALTLTLFTGLLVFFAIRIAYKARKYKKIEGDTSHLYEDRETWKKYSMFYDGYKKDFWWIFMPVIAYSLVKSCIIAGGEGHGMFQSAGQLVCEVLLLALLVWSRPYATKASLVINIAVQVVRVLSIACVLIFVEELGISQTTKTVTGIVLIVVQSTLTAVLAILIAVNTIINFSRENPHAKQRREAEKATRDFDDLTPLDARDSLLMDHPQRKEFAEMNNFNFTGPHESYQDEPRRARSPSNTESAGLVHNDYGVAHGRSTSADSHGLRGSIEGRHPTAPGYGMAY from the exons ATGCAGAACTTCAAATGGGCGCTGCTTGGCCTGGCCATCGTGCCACAAACCCTGGCAGCCGACACCTTATCCACGAACGGATTTCACCTGTGCATGACCGATTCAGCAATCAACTTTCAAACGATGGATATTACCTACACTCGGTCTACTGGCGTAGTGGTCTTCGATGTGGCGGGTACCAATGCCATGGAACAGATGGTGTTGGCCTCTATCAGCATCACTGCCTATGGCCACGAAATCTACAGCAAAGAATTTGATCCCTGTGGTACTGACATCCATGTGAATCAACTGTGCCCCGTCCCCAAGGGCACTTTCAAGGTCAGCGGATCCGTGGAGGTTCCATCGAAATATGCCAGCCAGATCCCTGGCATCGCATTCAACGTTCCCGACTTGGATGGTCAGGCAAAGCTTGTCCTGAAATCCAGGAAAGACCAAGGTAATGTGACGTGCCTCGAGTCTCAACTGACCAACGGCCACTCCACCAGTGTCGGCGCGGTCAAATATGCAACGGCCGGCATTGCGGCCGGCGCTCTAGCACTGAGCGGTGTCTCGGCCATGAGCTCGGTGGGAGTTGTTGGTTCACCGACGTCCGGCCCTGGATTTGGCGATGTAATGGGCTGGTTCCATTCCATGGCCACCAATGGCATGCTCAGTGTCGCCTACCCCCAAGTCTATCGCAGCTTCTCATCGAATTTCATGTGGAGTACGTGTATGATCTCCTGGCCTGGCTTGCTGAAGTCCATCGACAAATTCCGAGGGGCCACAGGTGGCAACTTGACCGTGGAAAGCTATGAGCTCCTGAAGAAAGCCACAATGATGCGAAAGAGCTTCTCATCCACCAATACAACCAAACGGAGCTGGGAATACACCCTTCAATTCGGCGACCTGGTCGCTCGCTCGGCTGAGACTGACGATGCTAGCTCTTCGAGCAGCGAGAGCAGTGCATCTAGCAAGGTGAACGACTTGAAGCAAGTCGCTCAAGAACTGATGATTCCTTCTGCCGATGTTTTCATGAATGTCCTCTTGATCTTCGCGATCGTGATTGCGGCGGTTGTGGTCGGTATTCTTCTAATGAAGGTCGTTCTGGAACTATGGGCGCTGTATGGCAAAAAATTTCCTGAACAGCTGGCCGAATTCCGGAAGGATTACTGGGGCCTGATGGCGCGGACAATCACCAACATGATCCTCGTGCTGTACAGTATTTGGGTGCTATACTGTGTCTACCAACTACGAAAGGGTGACTCGTGGGGTGCAAAGTTGCTGGCCGCTTTGACCCTCACACTCTTCACGGGgcttcttgttttctttgctaTTCGCATTGCCTACAAGGCCCGCAaatacaagaagattgagggAGATACCAGCCACCTGTACGAGGATAGGGAAACCTGGAAAAAGTACAGCATGTTCTACGATGGCTACAAGAAAGACTTCTGGTGGATCTTCATGCCCGTCATTGCGTACTCATTAGTCAAGAGCTGCATCATTGCCGGGGGCGAGGGACACGGTATGTTCCAAAGCGCCGGCCAGCTGGTCTGCGAAGTCCTTCTATTGGCACTCTTGGTGTGGAGTCGCCCATATGCCACCAAGGCCTCATTGGTAATCAACATCGCCGTCCAGGTTGTCCGGGTTCTGTCCATTGCTTGCGTCCTGATCTTTGTCGAAGAACTCGGAATTTCCCAGACAACAAAAACCGTTACCGGCATTGTCCTCATTGTCGTGCAGTCCACGCTCACTGCAGTCCTCGCTATTCTCATTGCTGTCAACACCATCATCAATTTCTCCCGCGAGAACCCGCATGCGAAacagagaagagaagctg AAAAAGCCACCCGCGACTTCGACGATCTGACTCCCTTGGACGCCCGAGACTCTCTCCTGATGGACCACCCACAGCGCAAGGAGTTCGCCGAGATGAACAACTTCAACTTCACCGGCCCTCACGAGTCTTACCAAGATGAGCCTAGACGAGCCAGGTCACCTAGCAACACCGAAAGCGCTGGCTTAGTCCACAACGACTACGGCGTAGCGCACGGGCGCAGCACAAGTGCTGACAGCCATGGCTTGCGTGGCTCCATCGAAGGTCGTCATCCCACGGCCCCGGGCTACGGAATGGCATACTAA
- a CDS encoding Transposable element tc3 transposase, putative, with amino-acid sequence MGPEGLETSEIPNQPEKKSRRRGAELDPFLRTRLCVLRTTAKWTYRQIHDEFPHIPLSTIKSTILQESNRVNNHSQARSGRPSKLKDEDRARIREAFQANPHITYDALRVVVDYKVGKESLRRFVNDDGLRKTQTPGRSSLAGRGANKQVDRAPSGQSDDTPPAGSAGDFGPGLIPPESDPISTRASQIVND; translated from the coding sequence ATGGGGCCCGAGGGGCTCGAGACGTCTGAAATCCCAAATCAACCCGAGAAGAAATCTCGTCGACGTGGGGCTGAACTCGATCCCTTCCTTCGCACCCGGCTCTGTGTGCTCAGAACCACGGCCAAATGGACATACAGACAGATCCATGATGAATTTCCACATATTCCCCTCTCGACCATTAAATCAACCATTCTCCAAGAGAGCAATCGGGTCAATAACCACTCCCAAGCCCGCTCTGGCCGACCGTCGAAGCTGAAAGACGAAGATCGAGCCCGAATCCGCGAGGCTTTCCAGGCGAATCCTCATATTACGTACGACGCACTGCGTGTGGTGGTTGATTATAAAGTTGGCAAAGAGTCCCTTCGTCGATTCGTGAATGATGATGGGCTGAGGAAGACACAGACGCCTGGTCGGTCTTCTTTGGCTGGGAGAGGAGCTAACAAACAAGTTGATCGGGCTCCATCCGGTCAGTCCGACGACACACCTCCCGCTGGTTCGGCTGGTGATTTTGGGCCTGGTCTCATCCCCCCCGAGTCAGATCCTATATCTACTAGAGCTAGTCAAATCGTCAACGATTAG
- a CDS encoding Nucleotide-binding, alpha-beta plait, whose translation MADPEDGDDLFADLYDADDSTNRTTVAVEAPKSTDLATIPAAGESAGQDFAPAPVGTYESRPTQPSESDPGYHNGSGNAYGAPANAQAPSPVETESHGTGIKEDGKMFIGGLNWETTDESLRDYFSQFGEVQECTVMRDSATGRSRGFGFLTFRDAKTVNTVMVKEHYLDGKIIDPKRAIPRDEQEKTSKIFVGGVSQEATEQDFKQFFMQFGRVVDATLMMDKDTGRPRGFGFVTFDGDAAVEKALSRPLEILGKPIEVKKAQPRGNLRENNDQRGGHRNGGYRDQNQNDGGQQQAPQQGQGSSMTPQMLAQYWQRMQQYFTIMQHQMAAGQGGMPGMNMGGAMNMNPAMIAQMQQMQQMQMRQQQQQMGAQQQGAMSPGPQSPGSQQAMPNMMNPSMMQPNQANAPGGPGSDSTSPAPNAAAMAANYNNAPPNAARGQTGPGYNATEQIAFEQQKYEQQQINRSMDPRGFSPYQQQGGPTSWEGMYDEVPQPHVPTGPAGMRRIGSSGSGTAPQPQSTAPANAPTGPRNAGKPGANYRGGGRGGHRTYHPYQR comes from the exons ATGGCTGACCCAGAGGATGGAGATGATCTCTTTGCTGATCT GTACGACGCTGACGATTCCACAAATCGCACTACTGTAGCGGTTGAGGCGCCAAAGTCTACTGATCTCGCGACCATCCCTGCTGCTGGAGAATCTGCTGGGCAGGATTTTGCACCTGCCCCTGTTGGCACCTATGAATCGCGCCCTACTCAACCTTCGGAATCTGACCCGGGTTATCATAACGGCTCCGGAAACGCTTATGGCGCCCCTGCTAATGCCCAGGCGCCCTCTCCTGTCGAGACCGAGTCTCACGGAACAGGAATCAAAGAAGATGG AAAGATGTTTATCGGTGGTCTGAACTGGGAAACTACAGACG AGTCCCTCCGTGACTATTTTTCTCAATTCGGCGAGGTTCAGGAATGCACCGTCATGCGGGATAGCGCCACTGGACGCTCTCGCGGCTTTGGGTTTTTGACTTTCCGTGACGCTAAGACTGTGAATACTGTGATGGTAAAGGAGCATTATCTGGATGGAAAGATT ATCGATCCCAAGCGTGCTATTCCCCGCGATGAACAGGAGAAGACTTCGAAGATTTTCGTTGGTGGTGTTAGCCAGGAGGCTACCGAGCAAGACTTTAAGCAATTCTTTATGCAGTTTGGCCGCGTTGTGGATGCCACTCTTATGATGGACAAGGACACCGGACGTCCCCGTGGATTTGGCTTCGTCACTTTCGACGGCGATGCGGCTGTTGAGAAGGCTCTTTCCCGTCCTCTTGAGATTCTGGGCAAGCCGATTGAGGTCAAGAAGGCGCAGCCCCGTGGCAACCTGCGTGAGAACAACGATCAACGCGGGGGACACCGCAATGGAGGATACCGTGACCAAAACCAGAACGATGGAGGTCAGCAGCAAGCGCCTCAGCAGGGACAGGGTAGTTCGATGACTCCTCAGATGCTGGCCCAATACTGGCAACGCATGCAACAGTACTTTACCATCATGCAACATCAGATGGCCGCCGGACAGGGAGGAATGCCTGGCATGAACATGGGTGGCGCTATGAACATGAATCCTGCTATGATCGCGCAGATGCAGCAGATGCAGCAGATGCAGATGcgtcaacagcaacagcaaatGGGTGCCCAGCAACAAGGGGCTATGAGCCCCGGCCCCCAGAGCCCTGGCTCCCAGCAGGCCATGCCCAACATGATGAACCCCTCCATGATGCAGCCCAACCAAGCCAATGCCCCCGGGGGTCCAGGCAGCGATTCCACCAGCCCTGCCCCCAACGCCGCCGCTATGGCCGCAAACTACAACAATGCACCCCCGAACGCAGCCAGAGGACAGACTGGACCTGGATACAATGCGACCGAGCAAATTGCCTTTGAGCAGCAAAAGTACGAACAGCAACAGATCAACCGCTCCATGGACCCTCGCGGTTTCTCGCCTTACCAGCAGCAGGGTGGCCCAACTTCGTGGGAGGGCATGTACGATGAAGTTCCTCAACCTCATGTCCCGACCGGACCAGCAGGTATGAGACGCATTGGAAGCTCGGGTAGTG GAACCGCGCCCCAGCCTCAAAGCACTGCACCTGCCAATGCTCCCACTGGACCCCGCAACGCCGGCAAGCCTGGTGCAAACTACCGTGGTGGCGGCCGAGGTGGACACCGAACCTACCACCCCTACCAACGCTAA